A window of the Capricornis sumatraensis isolate serow.1 chromosome 9, serow.2, whole genome shotgun sequence genome harbors these coding sequences:
- the LOC138086634 gene encoding olfactory receptor 2AJ1-like translates to MMGYENHTSSSDFILLGLFSSSQTSLIFLSFIFIVFIITITENTMMIILIHRESRLHTPMYFLLSHLSFMDILHTSNIVPKMITDFLSGSKTISFVACGFQIFLSLTLLGGECLLLAAMSYDRYVAICHPLRYPILMNDYVSVLMAAGAWFIGIINSIVHTAYALHFPFCGSRAIDHFFCEVPAMLVLSCVDTTHYEQGVYASGIIFLLVPFSLIFASYVQILLTVLHMKSKEARKKSFSTCFFHMIVVIMYYGPFIFTYMRPKKHHTPGQDKSLAIFYTILTPTFNPIIYSIRNKDVLEAMKSMLRSNFFHKML, encoded by the coding sequence ATGATGGGATATGAGAATCACACTTCCAGCAGTGACTTCATTCTTTTGGGACTCTTCTCTTCTTCCCAAACAAGTCTGATTTTCCTCTCCTTtatattcattgtttttattataacTATAACAGAAAATACAATGATGATTATCCTTATCCACAGGGAATCAAGACTCCATACTCCAATGTATTTCCTGCTCAGTCATCTCTCTTTTATGGATATCTTGCATACTAGCAACATTGTTCCCAAAATGATCACTGACTTTCTGTCAGGCAGCAAAACGATTTCATTTGTAGCCTGTGGCTTCCAGATATTTCTCTCCCTCACCCTCTTGGGTGGTGAGTGCCTTCTCCTGGCAGCAATGTCCTACGATCGCTATGTAGCCATCTGTCACCCACTGCGCTACCCCATTCTTATGAATGACTATGTCAGCGTTCTCATGGCTGCAGGGGCCTGGTTTATTGGGATAATCAACTCCATAGTTCACACAGCTTAtgcacttcactttcctttttgtgGCTCAAGAGCCATTGATCATTTTTTCTGTGAAGTCCCCGCCATGTTGGTGTTGTCCTGTGTGGACACAACACACTATGAACAAGGAGTTTATGCAAGTGGCATCATTTTTCTGCTTGTCCCTTTCTCTCTAATCTTTGCATCTTATGTCCAAATTCTCCTTACTGTCCTCCACATGAAATCAAAAGAGGCCAGGAAAAAGTCATTTTCTACCTGCTTCTTCCACATGATTGTGGTCATAATGTACTATGGGCCTTTTATTTTCACATACATGAGACCTAAAAAGCACCACACTCCAGGCCAGGATAAATCCCTGGCAATTTTCTATACCATCCTCACACCTACTTTTAACCCAATTATCTACAGTATtagaaataaagatgttttaGAGGCAATGAAAAGTATGCTCAGAAGtaattttttccataaaatgttataG